One window of the Triticum dicoccoides isolate Atlit2015 ecotype Zavitan chromosome 3B, WEW_v2.0, whole genome shotgun sequence genome contains the following:
- the LOC119278913 gene encoding UDP-D-apiose/UDP-D-xylose synthase-like: MASGGRTDLDGGAVAPLTICVIGAGGFIGSHLCEKLMAETPHTVLAVDVYCDKIRHLVDPPPPHLAGRIAFHRLNIKNDSRLEGLIKMADLTINLAAICTPADYNTRPLDTIYSNFIDALPVVKYCSENSKRLIHFSTCEVYGKTIGSFLPKDHPLRKEAEFYVLTEDESPCIFGPIVKQRWSYACAKQLIERLVFAEGAENGLEFTIVRPFNWIGPRMDFIPGVDGPSEGVPRVLACFSNNLLRREPLKLVDGGESQRTFVYIKDAIEAVLLMIENPARANGHIFNVGNPDNEVTVRELAEMMTEVYAKVSGEPPLEEPVIDVSAKEFYGEGYDDSDKRIPDMTLINKQLGWNPKTPLKDLLETTLTYQHKTYKEAVKTQMCLATATPSS; the protein is encoded by the exons ATGGCGAGCGGGGGCAGGACGGATCTGGACGGCGGCGCCGTGGCGCCGCTGACCATCTGCGTGATCGGCGCCGGCGGCTTCATCGGCTCGCACCTCTGCGAGAAGCTCATGGCCGAGACCCCGCACACCGTCCTCGCCGTCGACGTCTACTGCGACAAGATCCGCCACCTCGTCGACCCGCCCCCGCCCCACCTCGCCGGCCGCATCGCCTTCCACCGCCTCAACATCAAGAACGACTCCCGCCTCGAGGGCCTCATCAAGATGGCCGATCTG ACGATAAACCTGGCGGCGATCTGCACGCCGGCGGACTACAACACGCGCCCGCTCGACACCATCTACAGCAActtcatcgacgcgctccccgtg GTCAAGTACTGCTCGGAGAACAGCAAGCGCCTGATCCACTTCTCCACGTGCGAGGTCTACGGCAAGACCATCGGCAGCTTCCTCCCCAAGGACCACCCCCTCCGCAAG GAAGCTGAATTTTATGTGCTGACAGAAGATGAGTCACCCTGCATCTTTGGTCCAATCGTGAAACAGAGATGGTCCTACGCGTGCGCAAAGCAGCTTATCGAGAGGCTTGTTTTTG CTGAAGGCGCAGAAAATGGCCTTGAATTCACGATTGTGAGACCTTTCAATTGGATTGGGCCAAGGATGGACTTCATTCCTGGCGTTGATGGTCCTAGCGAGGGTGTTCCTCGGGTTTTGGCTTGCTTCAGCAAC AATCTCCTGCGCAGAGAGCCCCTGAAGCTTGTCGATGGCGGCGAGTCCCAGAGAACTTTTGTTTACATCAAGGATGCCATTGAAGCTGTTCTTTTGATGATT GAAAACCCTGCTCGAGCCAATGGTCATATCTTCAATGTTGGGAATCCTGACAATGAAGTCACTGTTAGGGAGTTGGCCGAAATGATGACAGAG GTCTACGCTAAGGTCTCAGGAGAGCCCCCGCTGGAGGAGCCTGTGATCGACGTGAGCGCGAAAGAATTCTATGGGGAAGGGTACGACGACAGCGACAAGAGGATCCCCGACATGACCCTGATCAACAAGCAGCTAG GGTGGAACCCCAAGACCCCTCTCAAGGACCTGCTGGAGACGACGCTGACCTACCAGCACAAGACCTACAAGGAGGCCGTCAAGACGCAGATGTGCCTGGCCACGGCGACGCCTTCAAGCTAG